The following coding sequences are from one Carettochelys insculpta isolate YL-2023 chromosome 5, ASM3395843v1, whole genome shotgun sequence window:
- the LOC142013397 gene encoding tetraspanin-3-like has product MKGVRYRANLLPLYCTTESWVRPLARALLALLGLILWAAATALVFGGAFVILTYRNYKSFFGDWFLLVPGWLAIVSAFLLLPTGAFALRIPTRNSRYLQGTFMYLLVVLLCLEASSAVLAHIYPDRMSSELNSTMGHLFHQYNGTLPHHPGSRAVDIIQRQLQCCGVHNYTDWVKSASSHVHDRNICAPESCCKETYSDCTGDLSQSEQLFQEGCLSKLNHRLQFVMGYLFWCCVVVACLAVSAVISNGILMRQRPFQDFRILDSATFS; this is encoded by the coding sequence ATGAAGGGGGTTAGATACAGAGCTAATTTACTGCCTCTTTATTGTACCACAGAGTCCTGGGTTAGACCCCTGGCTAGAGCATTACTGGCACTACTTGGTCTTATTCTGTGGGCAGCTGCTACAGCTTTGGTCTTTGGTGGAGCTTTTGTGATTCTCACATACAGAAATTATAAATCCTTCTTTGGAGATTGGTTTCTACTTGTGCCAGGATGGCTGGCTATTGTATCtgcctttctgctgctgcctaCTGGTGCTTTTGCTCTCCGTATCCCCACAAGGAACTCCCGCTACCTACAGGGGACTTTCATGTACCTGCTGGTTGTTCTGCTTTGCTTGGAAGCCTCTTCAGCAGTCTTGGCGCACATCTATCCTGACAGGATGAGCTCTGAACTGAACAGCACTATGGGTCACCTCTTCCATCAGTACAATGGGACTTTGCCCCATCATCCTGGCAGTAGGGCTGTGGATATAATCCAAAGACAGCTGCAGTGTTGTGGAGTCCACAACTACACAGATTGGGTGAAGTCAGCATCTTCACATGTCCATGACAGAAATATATGTGCTCCTGAAAGCTGTTGTAAAGAGACTTATTCAGACTGCACTGGTGACCtgagccaatcagagcagctctTTCAGGAGGGTTGTTTAAGCAAGCTGAACCACCGCCTGCAGTTTGTCATGGGTTACTTGTTTTGGTGCTGTGTTGTTGTGGCTTGTCTGGCAGTATCTGCTGTCATTAGCAATGGGATACTGATGAGGCAGAGGCCCTTCCAAGACTTCAGAATTCTTGATTCTGCTACATTTTCATAG